A single region of the Streptomyces sp. NBC_00236 genome encodes:
- a CDS encoding DUF6801 domain-containing protein codes for MPILAPGVRRRTTARGAVVATAVLLGGMLPGAQATAGDHKIDAHLVYTCDFAASKQQVEVGVTATVPDSAKAGERITPADVVTEVTLPDALVRELAGAGATTLSAETRLTTRVGQQDHRTETEWIGTTGTAVPVPASGPLTLTSAGEVPFVRPLAVGDLTFDAVGLTTVLTPRKADGTAVEPAATALACTPEADQPTGLGKVRITGEETETAAPEPTWPGDAESSRAKAKPKDSAAPEVGARKEPAAAAAAAPPCVGDPNDGLNMVAYVTGYADVTKLRSATRFPLACAQITQGDTRPDFSEPGFLHVYQDSAVVLDYHGKPQLPPASGTFLTFGFMPTTAVMEMTQIPPKIDANGIPVPNIKSDIAINLSDNSSKNITVITMDFMLRLRDVEVNGVPMDVGDSCRTSKPFRLSLEGRMTMTPEGVIDGYTLVSGGVLTGSVTIPPFSGCGTAGEDLDSLFTASISGESGYVKQTQGAPCATVSADPAYCTPDGQPVNVPVAER; via the coding sequence ATGCCCATCCTTGCGCCGGGGGTCCGGCGCCGAACCACGGCGCGCGGCGCGGTCGTGGCGACCGCGGTGCTTCTGGGCGGGATGCTGCCCGGAGCCCAGGCGACGGCCGGGGATCACAAGATCGATGCCCACCTCGTCTACACCTGCGACTTCGCCGCGAGCAAGCAGCAGGTCGAGGTGGGTGTCACCGCGACGGTCCCCGACTCCGCAAAGGCGGGTGAGCGGATCACTCCCGCCGACGTCGTGACGGAGGTGACCCTTCCGGACGCCTTGGTCAGGGAACTGGCCGGAGCGGGCGCGACGACGCTGAGCGCCGAGACCCGGCTCACCACCCGGGTCGGGCAGCAGGACCACCGTACGGAGACCGAGTGGATCGGCACGACCGGCACCGCTGTGCCGGTTCCCGCCTCGGGGCCGCTGACCCTGACATCGGCCGGCGAAGTCCCCTTCGTCAGGCCCCTGGCGGTGGGCGACCTCACCTTCGATGCCGTCGGGCTCACGACTGTGCTCACGCCCAGAAAGGCCGACGGAACCGCGGTCGAACCGGCCGCCACGGCACTCGCCTGCACCCCCGAAGCCGATCAGCCGACCGGCCTGGGAAAAGTGCGGATCACGGGTGAGGAAACCGAGACCGCCGCACCGGAGCCCACCTGGCCCGGCGACGCCGAGAGCAGTAGGGCGAAGGCGAAGCCGAAGGACTCTGCCGCGCCCGAGGTCGGCGCGCGCAAGGAACCGGCGGCCGCGGCCGCCGCGGCGCCTCCCTGTGTGGGTGACCCGAACGACGGGCTGAACATGGTCGCCTACGTGACCGGCTACGCCGACGTGACGAAACTCAGGAGCGCGACCAGGTTCCCGCTGGCCTGTGCGCAGATCACCCAGGGGGACACCCGTCCCGACTTCTCCGAGCCCGGCTTCCTCCACGTGTACCAGGATTCCGCCGTGGTGCTGGACTACCACGGCAAACCGCAGCTCCCACCGGCCTCCGGGACGTTCCTGACCTTCGGCTTCATGCCGACCACGGCGGTCATGGAGATGACCCAGATACCGCCGAAGATCGACGCCAACGGTATCCCCGTCCCCAACATCAAGTCCGACATCGCGATCAATCTCTCGGACAACTCCAGCAAGAACATCACGGTCATCACGATGGACTTCATGCTGCGGCTGCGTGACGTCGAGGTCAACGGCGTACCGATGGACGTCGGGGACTCCTGCCGCACGAGCAAGCCGTTCCGGCTCTCGCTCGAGGGGCGGATGACCATGACGCCGGAAGGTGTCATCGACGGATACACCCTGGTCAGCGGTGGCGTGCTGACCGGTTCGGTCACCATCCCGCCGTTCAGCGGATGCGGCACCGCCGGTGAGGACCTCGACAGCCTGTTCACGGCGTCCATCTCCGGGGAGTCCGGCTACGTCAAGCAGACCCAGGGAGCCCCGTGCGCGACCGTGAGCGCCGACCCCGCGTACTGCACACCTGACGGGCAGCCGGTCAACGTACCCGTCGCGGAGCGCTGA